A single genomic interval of Peromyscus leucopus breed LL Stock chromosome 7, UCI_PerLeu_2.1, whole genome shotgun sequence harbors:
- the LOC114690345 gene encoding cytochrome P450 1A2 — MALFQYFSLATELLLATAIFCVVFWVVRTLRPRVPKGLKSPPGPWGWPFIGHMLTLGKNPHLSLTKLSKKYGDVLQIRIGSTPVVVLSGLDTIRQALIRKGDDFKGRPDLYSFTLITNGKSMTFNPDSGPVWAARRRLAQDALKSFSIASDPTSTSSCYLEEHVSKEANHLVSKFQKQMAEVGHFEPVNLVVESVVNVIGAMCFGKNFPRKSEEMLSIVKSSNDFVENVSSGNAVDFFPILRYLPNPALKRFKNFNDKFVLFLQKTVQEHYQDFNKNSIQDITGALFKHSENSKDNGGLIPHEKIVNIVNDLFGAGFDTVTTAISWSLLLLVTHPNVQRKIHKELDTVIGRDRQPRLSDRLQLPYIEAFILEIYRYTSFVPFTIPHSTTRDTSLNGFHIPKECCIFINQWQVNHDEKQWGDPFVFRPERFLTDNNTALNKTLSEKVMLFGLGKRRCIGEIPAKWEVFLFLAIMLQQLEFSVPPGTKVDLTPTYGLTMKPGICKYLQARPRFSK; from the exons ATGGCATTGTTCCAGTACTTCTCCTTGGCCACAGAGCTACTACTGGCCACTGCCATCTTCTGTGTAGTATTTTGGGTGGTCAGAACTTTAAGACCCCGGGTCCCCAAAGGCCTGAAGAGTCCACCTGGACCCTGGGGATGGCCCTTCATTGGGCATATGCTGACCCTGGGGAAGAACCCACACCTGTCACTGACAAAGCTGAGCAAGAAGTATGGGGATGTGCTGCAGATCCGCATTGGCTCCACGCCTGTGGTGGTGCTGAGTGGCCTGGACACCATCCGCCAGGCCCTGATACGGAAGGGAGATGACTTCAAGGGCCGGCCAGACCTCTACAGTTTCACACTTATCACTAATGGCAAGAGCATGACTTTCAACCCAGACTCTGGACCGGTGTGGGCTGCCCGTCGGCGCCTGGCCCAGGATGCCCTGAAGAGTTTCTCCATAGCCTCAGACCCGACCTCCACATCTTCTTGCTACTTAGAGGAGCATGTCAGCAAGGAGGCTAACCATCTAGTCAGCAAGTTCCAGAAGCAGATGGCGGAGGTTGGCCACTTCGAACCCGTCAATCTGGTGGTGGAATCCGTGGTAAACGTCATTGGAGCCATGTGCTTTGGAAAGAACTTCCCCCGGAAGAGCGAGGAGATGTTGAGCATTGTGAAAAGCAGCAACGACTTTGTGGAGAATGTCTCCTCAGGGAATGCTGTGGACTTCTTCCCCATCCTGCGCTACCTGCCCAACCCAGCCCTCAAGAGGTTTAAGAACTTCAATGATAAGTTTGTGCTGTTTCTACAGAAAACAGTCCAGGAGCACTATCAAGACTTCAACAAG AACAGTATCCAGGACATCACGGGTGCCCTATTCAAGCACAGTGAGAACTCCAAAGACAATGGTGGCCTCATCCCTCACGAGAAGATTGTCAACATTGTCAATGACCTCTTTGGAGCAG GATTTGACACAGTCACAACAGCCATCTCCTGGAGCCTTTTGCTCCTTGTGACACATCCCAATGTGCAGAGGAAGATCCACAAGGAGCTGG ACACAGTGATTGGGAGGGACCGGCAACCACGGCTTTCTGACAGACTTCAGCTGCCTTATATCGAGGCCTTCATCCTGGAGATCTACCGATACACATCCTTTGTCCCCTTCACCATCCCCCACAG caCAACGAGGGACACCTCACTGAATGGCTTCCACATTCCCAAGGAGTGCTGTATCTTCATAAACCAGTGGCAGGTCAACCACGACGA GAAGCAGTGGGGAGACCCCTTTGTGTTCCGTCCAGAGCGGTTTCTTACGGATAATAACACAGCCCTCAACAAGACACTGAGTGAAAAGGTGATGCTCTTTGGACTGGGAAAGCGCCGGTGCATTGGGGAGATCCCGGCCAAGTGGGAAGTCTTCCTCTTCTTAGCCATCATGCTGCAGCAGCTGGAGTTCAGTGTGCCACCAGGCACGAAGGTGGACCTGACACCCACCTATGGGCTGACGATGAAACCTGGGATCTGCAAATACCTCCAGGCGAGGCCACGCTTTTCCAAGTGA